DNA sequence from the Shewanella piezotolerans WP3 genome:
CGATGAGGTAATGGAAGTCTGTGATTACCAAGCACGCGGAAAACTGGCCTTTGTACCTCATTACGAGGAGCCATATCGCTTTGGTGATAAAGACAAGTATCCGATGCTATTGGTGGATCATAAGTCTCGCTTGAGTAAGGAGGGTCGTAGTGCCAATACGCCTTGGTTCTATGAGTTTAAGGATGTTGATCCAGGTGATCTCGTCCAGGAAGATAGCGCCAAGATTAATCCCGTTGATGCCGCCAAATTGGGCATAAAAACCGGTGACAAGATTGCCATTAGTAGTCCAGTAGGAGAAATCACCTGTACTGCTGTGCTTTGGGAAGGTGTTCGTCCAGGTACTGTAGCTAAATGCTTTGGTCAAGGGCACTGGGCATATGGCAGGACTGCTAGTAGCCAGTTTGGTGTAGAAGCAAGGGGTGGCAACAATAACGACATTATTGCCGACAGGTATGACAGATTAAGTGGTGCATCAGCATTCTATGGTCATATTCGTATTCAAATAGCAAAAGTCTGAGGTAAGAGATTATGAGACTCGGAATGGTAATCGATCTACAAAAATGTGTAGGTTGCGGTGGTTGTGATTTAGCCTGTAAAACAGAAAACAACACCCCTGATGGGATCCAATGGTCCAGCCATCTAAATGTGACAGAAGGGCGCTTCCCTGATGTAAAATATAGCTACGTGCCAACCATGTGCAACCACTGTAGCGATGCGGCCTGTGTCAAGGTTTGTCCTACAGGAGCGATGTACAAAGATAAGCGTGGCCTAACCTTACAAGATAACGACAAGTGTATTGGTTGTCGTAAATGTATGCGTGCTTGTCCATATGGGGTGATTAGCTATAACAAGCAAAAACCGCATCGAAAATGGCAAGATGACCAAGCATTGCTTGAAGGAGCAACTGCTTCTCCATATATGTTGCTGAAAAAAGTCGACAATAAAGTTGTGCCTTACTTGAATCCTGAGCGAGGCGATACCTACCCAGTGACGCGTTCAAGACGCACTACTGAGAAGTGTACTTTCTGTGATCATAGGTTGGATCAAGGGCTGAACCCAGCTTGTGTATCAGCTTGTCCGTCAAACGCTAGAGTATTCGGTGACCTAGATGATCCGCAAAGTGAGGCGGCTAGATTAATCGCGATGCATAAAACGCAGCAGTTAAATCTAGATGCTAACACTAATCCTAATGTGTACTACATACGCAGTTTTAATGTAAAAACACTCTACTAAAACGCTAACGTAAAGCAGCATAAGTGAGTTATTCCTACAGGGGAGTAACTCACTTTTTTATTTGGAACTACCTTTACAGAGGATCATCGGGCGATCTTTGTTCGCGCCGATTTTATTGAGCTTGGCCAATGGAGCGGCAATGTGCTCCCGATTACCGCTATAAGTTTCTAGCAAAACCTGGGTTGCCCACTGCGGCAACTGCTTGTTGATAGAGTAGTAAATCCATTGCCCTTGACGACGATTAACCACTAGGCCAACTTTTTTAAGCAGTGCCAAGTTGCGCGAAATTTTTGGTTGGATTTCGTCTAATGCTTCACTAAATTCACATACGCACAGTTCTTCTTCTGCCTGCAGCAGCAGTAGAATAGAGAGTCGAATATTGTCCGATAACGACTTAAACAAGCTTATTGGTTCAATTTGAATAGACATGAGAGGCTTAGGTAAAAATTTGCGGTTACATTATGAGTTTTCAACACACGAGTCAATTGCTAATCCTGAGTTAGCCACTGCGCTATGTTGTCGGTAGAGCTTAGGTGTACAGCCTAAGAGAATGTTAGAAGAAGCCCTAAAAATAGAGCTTCACAAGTTTCGCTAATGCAGTAAAGCGAGTTATTTACCCTATTCTACGTTTTGGATCTGTTTGTAGAGCGGCCTTCTTTAATTTGTTTTTAATCAATGTTTTATAGTTCGTTTGTGGGGCGGATTTTAATTTTACCCACCGATATACTCCCCACTTGGTTTATCTGTGAAGGATCACTTGCTTTATCTCATAACTTACCTTGTCAAAGCTTAAGACCTCTGACTGTCGAGCCTCCAAATCAGAAACACAACACTTAAGTTGTACCTCTGGCTTAATACACCAAATAAGTTGTTTGTAACGTCTTTTACAACTAAGATGTTGTTTATATGTTTGTGTACAACTTATCTATTGTTTAAGGTTGGATGTGATGACGCTTGATCAAATTTCTAAATTATTAACATCTCGACGCAAGCAGCTCCAGATGGAACAAAAAGACATGTATATGCGTATCGGTATGAAGCAGCAGCAATATCAGCGAATCGAAGCCGGTAGCGATATTAAGTTGTCTACTCTGTTACGTGTTCTAGATGGCTTAAACATGGAATTAACCATTACCCCTAAAGAAGGCAATATTGAACAACCGAACTTAGAAGTAGCTTCAAGCGATAAAAGTATAGAGTCGCTAGAAGATGATTCGGATGATTTAGGATATTGGTTTGGATCTGAGGATCAGAAATGAGCAAACAAACAGAGCAAGTTGAAGGGCTGAACATTCAGTTACACGGTATCGATATTGGTGTTGTTGCTCATTATGCTGGTGGGAAAAACATACTCAGCTTTAACCCTGAATATATTGCAATGCCCAAGCATGAGCGACCAGTGCTTACACTTAGGCAGCTTCAAGATCCTAACTATTTTACTAAGCCTCAAATCCGTAGTGAAAAGATACCTCCTGTACTATCTAATTTATTACCAGAAGGGATCTTAAGAGATATTGTGGCGAAAGCACTTCAATGCCACGTAAATAACGAGTTCTCGATTTTGGCCTATTTGGGGACTAATTTGCCTGGTGCGTTGGTGGCGACGCCCATCAAGGCGGGAGACATGCCTGATTGGGCATTAGAACAGCGTTTAGCGACCGAACCACAGCAGATTAACGTTAAACATGCAGATACTAAATTCTCACTTGCTGGTGTGCAGATGAAATTCTCATCTTCTCATGT
Encoded proteins:
- the arrB gene encoding arsenate respiratory reductase iron-sulfur subunit ArrB, yielding MRLGMVIDLQKCVGCGGCDLACKTENNTPDGIQWSSHLNVTEGRFPDVKYSYVPTMCNHCSDAACVKVCPTGAMYKDKRGLTLQDNDKCIGCRKCMRACPYGVISYNKQKPHRKWQDDQALLEGATASPYMLLKKVDNKVVPYLNPERGDTYPVTRSRRTTEKCTFCDHRLDQGLNPACVSACPSNARVFGDLDDPQSEAARLIAMHKTQQLNLDANTNPNVYYIRSFNVKTLY
- a CDS encoding metalloregulator ArsR/SmtB family transcription factor, whose product is MSIQIEPISLFKSLSDNIRLSILLLLQAEEELCVCEFSEALDEIQPKISRNLALLKKVGLVVNRRQGQWIYYSINKQLPQWATQVLLETYSGNREHIAAPLAKLNKIGANKDRPMILCKGSSK
- a CDS encoding helix-turn-helix domain-containing protein, coding for MTLDQISKLLTSRRKQLQMEQKDMYMRIGMKQQQYQRIEAGSDIKLSTLLRVLDGLNMELTITPKEGNIEQPNLEVASSDKSIESLEDDSDDLGYWFGSEDQK